The stretch of DNA GACGGTCACTGCCCATTACCAGCAGTTGGGTTTCGTCTTCTCCCGAACCCGCGAGATCGAGGATTTGCACGTCTTGGAGTATTACCTGAATCTTTACGAAAAGCCGAACCCGCAACCATAATTCGGTGCTTGCGCCATGCCAACCAACTACCACATCCCCGCAGCCGCTCGTATCGGACACGTTCACCTGAAGGTGGCAGATCTGAAGCGTTCGCTCGACTTCTACTGCGGCCTGCTCGGCTTTGAGCTAACCACGACATACGGCAGCGACGCCGCTTTCATTGCCGCCGGCGGTTACCACCACCACATCGGCCTCAACACATGGCTGAGCAAAGATGCCCCGCCCGGACCGCGACACGCCCCCGGCTTGTTTCATGTCGCCATCCTGTATCCCACGCGGAAGGATCTCGCTCTTATCTACCAGAGGTTGTTGGAAGCAGACTGGCCTTTGACCGGGGCATCAGATCATGGCGTTTCCGAAGCCTTGTACCTGGACGACCCGGACGGCAATGGCGTGGAACTCTACCGCGATCGACCGGAAGGCCAATGGCCCCGGAAACCGGACGGCTCCGTAGACATGTTCACCAAACCGCTCGACCTTGATGATCTGTTGAAGGAAGTTCTTCCTTAACGGTGGCTGACTGGCAACTGCGGTGGATGAATCTTCCCCCAAGCGGCCCCCAAGCAGCGAACGGTGATCGCTGACGGCGGGAGACTTTTTCACGACTGGAACAACCAACGCTTGTTCAAGAGAATAACCTGCTCGATTGACGGATCCCGGAAACCCTTCGGCAATCGCGCAGCGTATGGAAAGATGCGAGGTCGGTGGTGGACCCGGTCTCATCGAGGAACTCCCCCGTGA from Phycisphaerales bacterium AB-hyl4 encodes:
- a CDS encoding VOC family protein — encoded protein: MPTNYHIPAAARIGHVHLKVADLKRSLDFYCGLLGFELTTTYGSDAAFIAAGGYHHHIGLNTWLSKDAPPGPRHAPGLFHVAILYPTRKDLALIYQRLLEADWPLTGASDHGVSEALYLDDPDGNGVELYRDRPEGQWPRKPDGSVDMFTKPLDLDDLLKEVLP